A stretch of DNA from Bactrocera neohumeralis isolate Rockhampton chromosome 6, APGP_CSIRO_Bneo_wtdbg2-racon-allhic-juicebox.fasta_v2, whole genome shotgun sequence:
AAGGTCACTTTTTTCGATACAAAAGTGTTCGGCGATAAATTGAGCCTTTAAGCTATTCttaagttattaatttaaatatcggAAGGAATGCGTGATTAGTTGGGGAATAGTGCTAATCCATTGGTATtacttatatagaaaaataaattcaagtgcaacttttatttacttaatctTATTACCAACATCTACTACAACGtccatatacaaacatatgtatgtagtatgttttacatatgtactttaagTAACAGAAACCCCAATATCAGCTTATTACGCATCAAAAGTTTATTTCGTAAGGAAATTACGTTTGCTTTAAGGCCTGTATgccaaaaaatatatgcttGTTTGTAAGTATTTAGGTATTtagaaatgtaaatatgtgttttggtaattaataataaaaatactatgGTTCTTATAGGAGTATAATACAACAATATGCCGATAACAAAAATTGCTCgacaataaatatttgcattattcaTAGAAACATGATCacataagcatatgtatgtatatatatgtatatatagaatatgtagatgtatatgtataatatattgtattattGTACGTTTAAATAtgcctacatatatacacacattcacacatttatggataattatatacatacatatataaaggagTTCAATATCCGCccaaaatgtataattttattgtgatttttttgaaaGCTACTACGATATTGCGCTTTAGTGAAAATTAAATCCTTAATTATCTCGAGCTTcgcctttatttattttttctttaccaatattaaatattgttcAAGAAAATTACCAAATTTTACGATACGTCGATATTTTTATCTGtcaatatgcatatattttgtatgagaTTTTATCTGAACCCTTATataaaagtaatgaaatatgtgaataaatacaaataaatattgaggTAAGTTTTCCTTTATACATTGTGACAGAAAAGgtcccggaaattgtaaataaaattaaagatatttaattattcatcaatttaTCATTCATCATTTATTTCGtcgtcttcaaagtaattcaCACCAGATGTCATACATAATGCCAACGACTTTTCCAGTCCTtgaaatacctttcaaaaatatttttgggatgGAATCTAATTCCTACAGTGAATTTtgctttatctcttcgatcaactTCAAACGGGCTCCacagagcggcaatttcagtttggagaacaagaaaaaaatcacacggagccaaatctggtaaatacggtggttgatcgatggtattcattgcgtttgtggctttaaattcgattacAATCGTGGCtcaatgcgatggtgcattatcatcgtgtaaaatccatgaattgttcttccacaattctaGCCGTTTTTGACAGATGTTCTCATGGAAACGCCTCAaaacggccaaatagaactcctaaTTGACCGTTTGTcgctccggaacaaattcatgatgcatcaaatcacgaatattgaaaaaaacaatgagcatcaccttgatttttgagcgactttggcgtgcttttctttggtttcggctcgttttttccctccattccgatgattgttgacttgtttgcatgtcaaacccATATCTCATCGGTAGTAATAATGCtcttcatgaatgtgggatcagaTATGTccagagacctgtttacggtactcatTTTGAAGAAAACTCATCTTTGTCGCTACGAGTCAAGCAAAAACGCGTTTCAttcccaaaatatccaccaaaatcattcgaacggactcgcgagagatgtcgagctctcttgccatctctctaacacttgcctgacgattttcaagcaccatatctttcacttttttaatattttcatcagttgaagaggtcgaaggtcgtccagaacgagacatgtcttcaacgaaCTCTTGGCCGTCTTTGACGGTTTTATACCAGTCGTAGtcttgtatttttgataaaactgaatcaccgcaagcctttttcaacattcgcaatgattccgcatgcgaaatttggttagaaaaacaaaatttgagtcaaattctttgttcgatatttttatccattgcaaaaatcgcaatgcgctactgaggtgtaccgacttaagcagcagctgtaagcaaactggttgacagatcgcgctcatatttggcatagtaattaaggacagtcctaccaacttaggaattatttttttttctgaatatcaCTTAAACGGggaatttaattccaattttcggttgcttttttgttacaatgtaTATAAGTTCTTTTTAACCCCAAGAATTCGATGTGCAAGCTTTTGGCTTACCCTAATAAAAGCATAAGTATATTCTTGAAATAAAATGAGACCTTTTTCTATCTTTAAATACACAGGATACCTTATTCATGCCCCCGATGACAGATAGGGATTCCGATGACATCATATCTAACCGTCCGCCGATTAAAGCTTATGAGGAAGACATGTAAGTATAGTTTATTGCattatattgtaaaataattacataatttatAATGAAGTAATTTAGAGTAATTTATAAGAGCAAGGCAAGTATAAGTTCAGATACCAGTTTTATCTAGGCACAACAAGCCTTAGTCGACGAGTAAAGGAATACGAGTATGTACATCTTTTAATAAAATCCTCTCAAAGTTTTTACTCATGACAAAAATGGCAGTATTGGGCGATTACTttggcaatatatgtatgtatgtgtctgctATTGAGCATTGGCAAGAAATGGAAATTCTTCATGATTCATTCCCAAATTGGTATGGGTGaatattaatgcaaaaatttagaGACTTTCTTAACTCTATGGAGAATTACACATTCTCAAATACCTATACAAGCTATTTAGAGTTTTTGataagtaaaacttttaccgaaattctctgatgaaacaagtttatggcatgattgcctatcccgtattttttcaacgtttttaaagtGGTGAAACATAAATGACGATTTTAATCAAAATCCTGATCACGAAATATCGAAACTtggaattcatcaaaaatcaaccgaaatcatcattgaatgTCATGGAaatgaacatctccaaaacatcgatttatcgcattttgacagaacatttgggcttacgaaagatgtgtgccggtttgttccacacaaattgactgacgaccaaaaattgctcagaatccaacattcgaaggacgattatttgaccaaaaatcacattttcacCATTAACCATCCCCCGTATTCACCTGTCTCTTCTCattttaaaaatgcattttcccagaaaggaaagcgttatgtaaacgtagaggccattcaaaattTACGGCACTGGCGGCCAAAAAGTCTAAAACAATCTTCGACAttttttggaccgtgcaaaaactgtattgaaataaaactttttgaattcaTAATACCTACTCtctactttggaatgcaccttgtattaCACTATTTAATCATATTTGATGAGATCACAGGCTATAGGTTTAAAGTTGTGGAGCGACTGGAAACGGGAAGAATAATGTAAAATCAGGAAAAAAGTCTCGTGCTGCATCACTTAAAATTTGCATCACGCACGGATCGAAGTTCCCAAGCAAGGTTGAATGGGGATTTTTCCCATACGGAGCTCTCTGTTAAGCTTTGTTGTAGGCTGCTGTACCACTGGAGTGTTTTTCTGACAGGCTATCATTAAGGTAACTGTGGACGTATTGCTCCGAGAAACAGCCTCTTTCTGGGAGGTGCGCATTCCATTCGGTCGATCCAGCTCATATGTTACTGCGAGATCCTTCTCGTCTTGGGTAAAACGCAGGAGATCTACAACCTACTTGCTCGTAGTAAGGCTCATCTTTCCGTAGTCGTTGAAGTTCTTATTGAGACTGTATTATGGTCAAGCAAAGATAAGAGGACTTTTCAAGGCAAAACTACATAagatatatgtatctacatgtCGATTGCACGAGCTAGCACCTGGCTTAGATACATAAAGCTGTCCTCTaaattagaaaagaaaaatgGAATACAGTTGAAGccaaaacttggcttgatgacggaTTTCCGTCAGTTCAACTGTCAAGAATTGTTAAGTCTGGACGTGATGAAATTAGCACCGAAGACAATGAAAGTAGTGGACGCCCTAAAGAGGTTttgacgaaaacatcaaaaaaatccaaaaaataagtCTGGATAACCGTagagtgaagttgttcgagatttGCCTGCTATCTCTAAAGATATCATCATATCACTCATGATTagttgggtatgagaaagctctgtgtaaggTGAGTGCCGCGCGAgctgacttttgaccaaaaataacgACTGCGAGCAGTGTTTAGAGATGTTCAAGTGTAATAAGACCGAGTTATTGCATCGATAAGTGACAACGGTATCGTTTCCGTCGCCGAAATCGCCATAAAACGGTCGcatcacaagtcagtgaaaatgatggcaaaaatccacaaatttggctttgaattgcttccgcatccactgTATTCTCCAGATTTGACCCCCAGCGATTATTTACTGATCGGATGTGGAAGGTTTGATAGACTTCGGAGGCAACCTATAACACCCTGTAATTTCTCTTAAGTAATCTGCTTAATATTCGTAATTTAACTCTCGGTAGTAGGATATGCAATTACCTATTTTATCAAAAGAATCTCAAACACTTAGTAATATCCGATATCTTTCTTAATAATACTCTAATTTCTTCAattgtttctttttataaacAGCACAACCAAAGTCTACACTAATGACGCCTTTGTGCCGGACAATCGTTCTGTGGTCACCGTCGAATTGAATCAAGATGCTCTTGCGCGAGCTGCACGCATGTCCTCCGATATCTTAACGCAGGGAGCACGCTTCCGTAATGTGGAAGCTTACCAACAGTATCCGCCACTACggttaaacaacaacaataacattgcTGCTAATAACAACAATCACTTCGTCAAACAGGCGTCAATAAATGACAACGTTACTGTCATAGGAACAGCCAGTTCACCGGATGTGATATCACCCTATCCGGTACCGGATTATACGCCACCAATGTCGCGCGCAGCTAACGGTGGAATACACAATCAACGCTACCAATGAATGAGTGCGTGCGAATGAAGTTCGCTCGAAGAAACTGCATATCACTTCATTGCGTCAATTAAATTAGCTAAAATTAAGTGCCATCCATTAGCTTCATTCCGTTATAATAATTTACCTtaactacatgtacatttttatGCAGTGTGAGTGCTGCTCAGCGTTCGATTATAGTAGAACGCCGCCATTGCATCTCGCTCTCTAAATCTGCCTCCGCTTTTAACTCTATATCATCGATCCGGCAAGAACTCCTGCAACACTTCTGTTCTAAATTCACTTGTTTTCCTCAGCAAATCATAGCTTAACATATAcagatgcatacatacatacaaacgcaaCAATGAACCTATTTTTAGAATgtatttaattgtatatttttatttattcaattgtaaataataaatatacgcTATTGTAAATACTTTATAAACAGAAAATTATTTCGACAATCGACCACAAGGTAGGTATAATGGATGTATGGGTGCTTTGGAGatacttttttaatatgcgCATGGTACTGCACCGAACCAATTATACCAAAAACCTAGGGGAAGAGGCACGTCCTctcgtagacagccaagcagccaTGAAGGCAGTAACCttgtatcgcatatcggccagaagtcagaatcgggaagcagagaagcagggcagcagtagAAAGTGTAGAAAGCAAAAGCAagtaacttcacttctactggatgCCGAGCCAGTCGACATTGAGGGCAATGCAATAGTAGAGCAGATTGCCTATAATGCTGAACGGCTAACACCAGAAAACGTGAAAAACATTGGGAAACCCCCGCATTGTGTATACGACGATCCGGACAGAactatggtaaagaaaatcaaaacccgatgaaACGAGCTACCTAGgagtaaaactaaaaaagtcatttgcaaaacggtagatcggaagaacacaaaattcctattggcgtTCGATAGAAGAGACTTTAGGAACATAATCGGAATACTAAGTGGTCACTGTTTGGTGGTcgcccgcagaatggggctgactgatcgagaagactgcaggaaaatTTTCGAGCAAGACACcaggaaaacaatggagcatctcttgtgcacttgttccgcattggcaagactacgctgtaagtcTCTAGGGTGGAGTcaatagtgaggccgcagagtctgttaaaattcgcatcAAGCAGACGcattctaaaggatgactactatTCATGGACTTAGCAACTGACTCCATCGAGTATCGCAAAGGACTATGAGTGGCTTATTGACCTACCAGACTAATCTAATCTTAGCTAACCTAGGGGAAGAGGTGATTTAAAGTATACATTTCTCTTCAAACCGGTATTTCTCTTCGCCCCCTTGAAACTCGGAAACATTAAGTGATAAGTACCTATAGGTGGTTTTTGTTAGTCAAAAGATGTACTTTCTTCTAAATTATCTACTCAGTTGAAAGTAATACTAGtcgatcaaatattttaagaagcAAAATTTTCCAGATCTTTTAAGTTCAGATCGAGAAAAGTGAagtttatttgaagaaaattctcAATTCGACATTGAGTAAATCGAACCAATTCCTTAAATGTTCAATCAGCATACTCTTTAAGATAGCTATTTGTGACAAATTTCTTTTCTGATATTTCCCCTGTATGTCTAAAAGTATCAGAAATACCTCGGCTACTTTAGCCTTAAACTGGCAAATCTATTCCATCATCAATCTCATTTTCAATCTTAACGCATGGGTCGCGATTGGACCGCGTCCAGTTAGAACTCCGTAGAAGAGCTCACTAGATCTCTTAGGATTTACCTTAGGCCTGAAGGAATTTGCGACTGGTGGCTGATTAGAGTTTGCCGAGCTAGCCTGAGGCCTAATTTTCCAGTAGTGAACCACAAAAAGCCAGTGGAGCTCCTACCCGACCCCATTCTATAGCTGGTGAGACTTAAGTACCTGACCTAGCATGATCATTAACCTTGCAGTTTCCTGCAATTCCACTGTGGCCAGGCACCTACACCAGTTTAATCATTAAGTTAACCTATTGCTTCCCTTTCTTCCTCTTGGAAACCGCTGCAATGGCCTGGTACActgaaactggagttgacaGATACATCTCGAAAGTATGTCGCCTGGTCACCCTTACAGAACATTTTGCTTGAGAGGTTTTCTCTTGCATTATATTAgttcaatatttcaaatgaaagtatattGCAAAGTATAGGGAGGGTCTTTGGGTCACCTATAAGCAGCTTTACTATTATCCGAAAACTGTTTAGAAACTTCAAACtataattcgaaaataattcAACAATATAAGGTTAAACAAATTTCAGTCGAAAAGTGCAGCAGCATGAAGACATCACAGCGGTGAACATAACGAACCAAGATTACTTTGGAAATGTGATAACATGGTCCAGAGTTAAAGAGATTTGATGTTATCTTGGATtaccaatattatttttaaacaaattttcaggAATCTGCATGTTAATTGATTATGTATGCATTATTTATAAGTAAACAAGTGCTATTATAAATTTCCACTGTTGCTGACTTTATTTcgtagtaaataataaatagccGAACTGATAAGATGGACATGCTTACTGAGGCTGGGCCCCCTGCTGAGCTGACACACATTGTCAGTATCTGTACTGATACTCATATTTAGCAAAAATACTCATAGAGGTTAGTTAGTTTATAAATACTAATGTAAATAATTCAaacttatataaatgtatacttTGCTATACATATACAGTGTTTGGCCATGGAAATATGAACGACAGTAACAATAGTTTTCATAATATACACACAAGACGAGCTCGAATTCTAGCTTGagaactttatttaaataaatacaaagtaATATTAACCTagaacaaaaatacaaaataattatctACTAGACTAGAAGGAAAGATCCTGCTTCTCCAAAATATCGGAAGTTGCTTAAGGAAACTAATTATCAGTATTTATGATAACTAAATAAGTTATATTGCTTTACTTAATCATAATTCAATGACCTTATATTAAATCAGTACTCCACAATAATgatcataaaatttcaaaacagttttgggattaaaaaaaatactttttaattaaaaaaatattaacctaCTGGCAACTCTTTGTGTATTTTAAGATTTCTGACATTTCTCACTTGATTGTAGGCTTTACCTAATTACTTCACTGGTGGTACAAGTGGTATTGTTCCagctattttattttgtttttagcgGCAATAATCGTAATATTGAGAGCTACGCTGATAACCTTTGCCATCGGCGAGACGTTCACGAGGTTGCCGCAAAATATTTGATTCAATAATTTGGTGATAACCCCAGTTGTCATCGGCAAAAATCGACCATTTTAACAGTGGACGTGAAGCGTACCGGACGCACAAGAACGGTAATACCGGCTATTCAACTTGGTGAACAAGCATCCAATACAGCGCTAGGAGAATGGCTTCGATGACAAGGTTTGCACGTTTCGGATTACAACTCACAAGTGTGGCTGCAAAGACATTGCGTGTGGTGCCCAGCCCACAATGCCAGCATTGGCGTGCTTTTAACGTAAGCAGTTTGTTGTTGGCAGGtaagaagtaataaaatttattttatgaaagcaATTTATGCAACAGTATCAATATGATAATAGAGCAAACAGCTGTTATTACAGTGCAATGCAAACTGTTCTTGTTTAGATACGATAAGGTTGTGGTGCTGccactaaaaatttcaaatcatttcactaaaatttttaaaattaattttttagaacgTCGTTACACCGAAAAACACGAATGGGTTTCTGTGGAGGGCACAACAGCCACTGTGGGCATTTCTGAGTACGCACAAGACGCACTTGGCGATGTCGTCTTTGCACAATTGCCAGAACCAGGCACAGCTCTGCAGCAGAGCGATGAATGTGGCGCTTTGGAGAGTGTGAAGGCAGCCAGTGAGCTGTACTCCCCGGTGAGTGGCAAAGTAACTGAAAAGAATGACGAAGTTGAGGAGACACCCGGTTTAATTAACAGCAGCTGCTACGACAAAGGTAAATATAATTGTAGtcatttgtttataaagaaaCTAATTACA
This window harbors:
- the LOC126763656 gene encoding glycine cleavage system H protein, mitochondrial produces the protein MASMTRFARFGLQLTSVAAKTLRVVPSPQCQHWRAFNVSSLLLAERRYTEKHEWVSVEGTTATVGISEYAQDALGDVVFAQLPEPGTALQQSDECGALESVKAASELYSPVSGKVTEKNDEVEETPGLINSSCYDKGWLFKLTVTNPAEIEKLMSEEKYKEFLKAAEH